The Phormidium sp. PBR-2020 DNA segment ACCGGGATAGATGGCAACGACGTGAGAATCGCTCGGCATGATGTCGAAGGGCGACCTAATGGCTATTGTACAAGCTATTTTCTGGAAACGGTGAGATGCTTAGGAGGATTTGGCTGAGGAATGGGTCAACTGACTCTGAAGTTCGGCGGGGGCGATCGCGCCTTGTTCGGTGATAATGGCAGTAATTAGGTCTGCTGGGGTGACATCAAAGGCCGGGTTATAAAATTCGGCGCCTTTGGGAACGACACGGGTCTCACCAATTTGATAAATTTCTGCTGCATCCCGTTCCTCAATAGGAATCTGGCTTCCATCACTCAGGCTCAAGTCTACCGTGGATTTGGGGGCGGCGACGAAAAACGGGACATTATGCGCTCGGGCCACTAAGGCTAGGCTATAGGTGCCAATCTTATTAGCGGTGTCTCCGTTGGCAGCGATGCGATCGGCTCCCACAACCACCGCGTCAATCAGAGTTTGCTGCATACAATGGGCGGCCATACTATCGGTGATGACGGTTACGGGAATCCCATCATACAGACATTCCCAGGTGGTCAGTTTAGCGCCTTGAAGACGGGGACGGGTTTCGTCGGCGTAGAGTCGTTCTAAGCGTCCAGCGAGATAGGCGGAACGGACGACCCCGAGGGCGGTTCCATAGCCGGCTGTGGCCAAGGCTCCGGCATTGCAATGGGTCAACAGACGGAGTTGTTGGGGCTGTTGTGGTAGGGCCTCTAAACCATGTTTGCCAATGGCTTGACAGGTTTCGAGATCCTCGGCATTGATACGCTTGGCGGTGTCTAACAGGGTTTGGCGGACTTGTTCGACGCTTCCGGGAGTAGTGCGGGCGACTTTGAGCATCCGTTCGATGGCCCAGAAGAGGTTAACTGCTGTGGGCCGAGTCTCCCGCAGCATTTGGCCGATGGCTTCAAGGCGTTCTAGGAAGGCGGTGCGATCGCGGGTATCGATTTCCCGCGCCCCCAGATACATCCCATAGGCGGCGGCAATGCCAATGGCGGGCGCACCCCGAACGATCATAGTTTTAATGGCCATGGCCATGTCATCACTACGGCGAATCTCGACTTGGGTTAACTCCCTCGGGAGTCGGGTTTGGTCAATCAGGGCGACGCGATCGTCACGCCAGATAACGGGATATAGCATCGTCGCAACGGGGCCTCAAGCGGTAAGGGTGAATATGCACCCCCAATATATAGGAAAAAGGTTGACGATTGGGGTCAGGTCATTTGATGGTGATGGCCCTGGGTTCGTTGCGATCGCATCTATCAAGCCTGTGTGACCGTTGCAACCGCGATGAGACTGGAATCACGTCTGAGGTTGAGCCGTCTTTGTGGGCTGAGTGGGACAATGCTTAACAATAATTTACGATTCTTGATTTAACTCAACAAAAGGACTTGAGTTTCATCGAGACCTCATCTCAACTGACTGGGTCGAATGTTGCGCGTAACGCTTCTGTCGTAAGAGATTCATTCGTTGGGATTGGGGATGTTTCAGGAGGGCGATCGCTCCGTATCTTCTGAAGAAAGATTAAAATTCTCTCCGCTTTCCGTAAAATCAGTTGCCTTAAGGTGACAGAGTTACAGGTGACGTTTTAAGCCTCTATAAAAATGCCAATTTTCTGCGTATTGTCGTCAAAAATGCGATAGACAAAACAGGAAAAAGCAGTTAGTTTAAAACAGTTAAACCTTGAATGAAATTGGATTCAGATTTCCCGCAAACAGACCTGAGTCCAGATGGTTCGTTTGTCTATTTTCAATCTGTTTATTTTTTTGGAGCGTCTGCGACTATGTTTCTATTCCATTTTACTTCTTGGCTCAAACAGCGTTTTCATCAAGAACACCGCAAAACTGATTCCCTAGAAGATTTCGCCCAGACCTTTATCCTCGAACCCATCTATACCCCGAGTGGTCTGGTAGACGTAGGCGAGGACGATGCGATCGCCATCTCCGACATTCCCGATGGTGACGAGATGGATTTGCCAGACTTAGATGAGTCTGAGACGGACTCTAGTTTCATGGATAACGACAGTGACGAGTCCACAGGAGAATCTGAGGACAGCAGCAGTAATGAGACTTCAGATTCTGACTATTCCGAAGATCCTGTCGACGTAGAGAAAATTCAGGATGAGGATGTTGGGGAAGACATCCCTTTCCCAGACGAGGATGGGGAAGATACCTCAGAAGACAGTTTTGACGAGTTAGACGACAGCGATGAGGAAGACTCCGAAGATGAGGAGATTTCCGATGAGTTAGACGACAGTGATGAGGAAGACTCTGAAGATGAGGAGATTTCCGATGAGTTAGACGACAGTGATGAGGAAGACTCTGAAGATGAGGAGATTTCCGATGAGTTAGACGACAGTGATGAGGAAGACTCTGAAGATGAGGAGATTTCCGATGAGTTGGACGACAGTGATGAGGAAGACTCTGAAGATGAGGAGATTTCCGATGAGTTGGACGACAGTGATGAGGAAGACTCTGAAGATGAGGAGATTTCCGATGAGTTGGACGACAGTGATGAGGAAGACTCTGAAGATGAGGAAGAAGACGAACATGATAATCCCCTCGCCTTTGAATTTCCTGCCTTCAACAGTGGAATTTTTCAAGTGGGAGACAGCGGTGAAGTCGGTGTAGACTTTCTATTCGATGGCGGACGCTATCAAGGGGAAGTCGCCTTCTTTAGCCTGGCCGGTTTCGATGAGATGGAGTTTGATAGCATCGACGACTTCATCGCCGCAGCCGCTGGTCGCGCCGCCAGTGGGAGTGAACAGGGTCATATCGTCATCAGTGTCGCCGATGAGGGCGCACGCTTTACTGGCTCACTGTTTGGAGAACCGGATTGGAACACGGGTCCCTATCAAGGCGTGAAGACCTTTAACATGACCCCCGGGGATGAGTTTGGGGTGATGCTGGTTCCCAATGGTCGCGTCTCGGAGGTTGTGGATAATCCCAGTATTGGCGGTGCGAAACGTCCCTTGTTCTCCCTCGCCACTGCTAACCCACAAGATGGGTTCCATCTGGGTCAAATTGCTGACCTGACTGGAGATGGCAATACTTTTGTCTTTGAAGACCAACGGTTTGAACGGAGCGATCGGGATTACGATGATGTGATTTTCCAGATTCGCGGTGCTGTCGGTGAGGCAGTTCATGTTCGCGACGTGATTGATCCCGACTTGGATTGGCGTCAGGATGACTTAGGGAAAGCCTTGCTGGCCTACTCCAAACCCTACATTACGCCTCGGGAACAACTGGATTTAGCCGATTTGGTTGCTGAAGGATGGGATGAGATTGATATCGGTGATGGTGCCGACCCTGAGAGTCCAGTCTCCGAGAATCCTACCCCAGACTTGGAGGATGGAGAAGATGGGGAGGTGACAGAGAGCGAGGAGAGTGATATTGAGGAGAGTGACGTTGAGGAGACGGAGACTGGGGACGAAAACTTGGAGGACATCGAGGATGAGGTCGCCGAGAGTTCCACGACTCAAGAGACTGCAACCTCCGAAGTTGACGAGTCTTCGCCGGCTTCCTCTTCTCCCTCCCATACCTCCAACAGTGAAACCTCTTCTAATGTAACCACCCAAGATATCCCAGAGGCTTCTGAGGAGGTCAGTCAGGTTGACGGTGACACGACGGATGAGTCCGACGTGATGGAAGACGTGTCGGAAGATGCACCGGAGGAGCAGACGACTGATGAGATGACGAGTGAGGAGGACATTGGTGATGAGTTAACGGAAGAGGAAATTGGTGAGCCACTTCCGGAAGAACCTAGTGGTTCAGACCTTCCCTCGGAACTGTCCGAGATAGAAATCACAATTGCTCCCGAGCGGTTTGAGTTTGCTCAAGAGACTCAGCCGCTGGTGGGGATTATCGATACAGGGTTTGCAGAGAATAACCCTGACCTGAATTATGACAATATCAGCCTTGGCAGTGACTTTGTTGATGGGGATAGTAATCCACTTCTAGCGGAGGGTGAGGGGAATGAACATGGAACCCATGTGCTGGGAATTATTGCGGCGCAACAGGACAATGATATTGGGATTGATGGGATTAATCCTCATGCACCAATTTGGTTAGGTCGCGCGGTGGGTTCGGGTCAATGGGCCAATTCTCTGGTTGAGTTTGTGGATGCGGCAGTGGAGTCAGGTCAACCCAATGCGGTGGTGAATTTGAGTATGGATTTAACTCAAATGGATGCCGAGGGGAATGTTAGCACCCGCTATGAACTGACTCCTCAGGAATGGTCAGCCATTGAATATGCTCGTCAGAATAATGTCATGCTCGTGGTTGCGGCGGGCAATGATGCGGGTCTAATGTCCGCATTGGGTCAAGCGTCTGAGACCTTTGACAATATCATGACGGTAGGGGCGGCGGAGGAGTTCGACCCTGAGGCTTCGGTTTGGCAAGGAACAGAGCGTTCCGAGTATTCCAGCTATGGTCAGGGTTTGGATATCATTGCCTATGGCGGTACAGAAGATAATCCGAAGCTGTCTCTGACTGGGGATGGGGTTGGAACGATGGCGGGAACTTCTGTCTCAGCCGCTAAAGTGACGGGGGCCGTGTCTCAGGTTTGGGCGGCCAATCCTGCGTTGAGTTACCGTCAGGTGGTGGATATTATCCAGATGACGGCAACAGATTTAGGAACAGCCGGCTGGAATGCTGACACTGGTGCTGGCTTGTTGAACATGACGGCAGCAATTCATCTGGCGAAGGCGACTCAGCCACGAGTGCATGAGAGTCCCCCAATTTCTATCCCTGATACTTGGACGGGTGAGGGGGTTTTGATTCCTGGCGAACGAGCTGTGGCAACGCAATTCCAGGGTCAGTATTATGAATGGGAGTCTTATACGATTCAATCTGGGGATACCCTGGGAGCGATCGCTTCTCGCACTATGGGCAATGGGTCTGCGCTTTACTACAACTTTATTGCTCAGAAGAATAACATTGCTAATCCCAACTTGATTTATCCCGGACAACGGATTCAGATTCCACGACGTGTTTCTGCTCCTCCGAGTAATCCTCCGAGCAATCCTCCGAGCAATCCTCCGAGCAATCCTCCGAGCAATCCTCCGACTCATAATGGTCAACGGATTATTAATGCAGTCAACAAGGTCAATCCTAATCAGTGGTACTACTACCCCCGTGACATTACGGGTAATGGTCGGAATGAAACGTTCTGTAACT contains these protein-coding regions:
- the mtnA gene encoding S-methyl-5-thioribose-1-phosphate isomerase — translated: MLYPVIWRDDRVALIDQTRLPRELTQVEIRRSDDMAMAIKTMIVRGAPAIGIAAAYGMYLGAREIDTRDRTAFLERLEAIGQMLRETRPTAVNLFWAIERMLKVARTTPGSVEQVRQTLLDTAKRINAEDLETCQAIGKHGLEALPQQPQQLRLLTHCNAGALATAGYGTALGVVRSAYLAGRLERLYADETRPRLQGAKLTTWECLYDGIPVTVITDSMAAHCMQQTLIDAVVVGADRIAANGDTANKIGTYSLALVARAHNVPFFVAAPKSTVDLSLSDGSQIPIEERDAAEIYQIGETRVVPKGAEFYNPAFDVTPADLITAIITEQGAIAPAELQSQLTHSSAKSS